DNA sequence from the Methanothermobacter thermautotrophicus genome:
TCCCTTATGTGGTTGTAGGTCATCCCCCTGCTTATGCCTATCTTAACTGCAAGGTTTTTAACGGATTTTTCACCGGCCTTGAGCTCCTCAAGGACCTGTTTCTTTGTCTTGGAGATTCCGAAGCTCAGTATTGGGAGGTCTATCAGTTCATTGTCCTCCTCAGTCACATAGACTATGCGCTGGACGTCGTGGTTTCTTGCGTAGCAGCCAAAGAGTGCGCCGAGTGCCTGGGTCTTCCTGCCCCCGCTTATGTTCACAACCACACGCCTTCCATGGGCCCTTTCCTCGTCTATGATCTCCACCATATCCCTTGCAATGCTCACAACGTCATAGAGGCTGGTCTCAAAGGTTGTTATCTCGACGAAGTTGCCGAGGGTGTCCCTGAGAACCTGCTCCACCTGCTCCTTTTCCCTGGGAGCCTTGTCCTCCTTGAGTAAAACCACCTTTCGCGGTGAGAACTGTGTTATGCAGAACATCACCGGTTCAATGGAGTATATCGTGGATATAAGCGTGGTATCCATTATTATCACGTCCCTCCTGTTTTCCTATCCCAAAGTTTTGTTCACGGAAAACAATTCATCATATTTGAGTTTATATTCTCTGATTACTCTATATATAATTTTCCTATTTTGATTTTACATTCATAAAAAACGCTTTTTTCTATCAGATCATGAGGTATCCTGCAGGATTAAATTTACAGCTAGCAGCATTCATCATCATACCCTGAATTTTAATTCATCCCAATATGGAGATGATGAGATTTCTCTGAGGATACCATGACAGTGAAGGATTGTATAATGAAGTTAATGAAGGCGGCATCCTACCAGTGAAAAAAATTTCTTATCGATGTGGCTGATATTTGATTATGTCAATAAAAAATGTTAACATTTAAATATAATGAGATGCCTATCATATTTTAGATCCATTGATACATGGTGGTGTGTATGAGGTTCAGGTACATATGTCACAGAAAACCGGAGCGAACATTCTCATTCAGGGGGCACTACTTCCCTGTTTGTTCAAGGTGTACCGGCATATACCTGGGGGCCTTCACCTATTTCCTGTATGCATTCCTCATACCTGTGAAGTATAATGCATCAGCCGTTCTCATGGCGTCCCTCCTTGTGCTGCCGACCTTCATTGACGGATTCACCCAGCTGATGGGTTACAGAGAAAGCAACAATGTTCTGAGATTCTCAACTGGG
Encoded proteins:
- a CDS encoding CRISPR-associated transcriptional regulator Csa3, encoding MDTTLISTIYSIEPVMFCITQFSPRKVVLLKEDKAPREKEQVEQVLRDTLGNFVEITTFETSLYDVVSIARDMVEIIDEERAHGRRVVVNISGGRKTQALGALFGCYARNHDVQRIVYVTEEDNELIDLPILSFGISKTKKQVLEELKAGEKSVKNLAVKIGISRGMTYNHIRELRDMGFIDREKLEITSAGELAVL
- a CDS encoding DUF2085 domain-containing protein, coding for MVCMRFRYICHRKPERTFSFRGHYFPVCSRCTGIYLGAFTYFLYAFLIPVKYNASAVLMASLLVLPTFIDGFTQLMGYRESNNVLRFSTGLPAGIGLAVLTKVLKHLILHL